A window from Carassius gibelio isolate Cgi1373 ecotype wild population from Czech Republic chromosome B3, carGib1.2-hapl.c, whole genome shotgun sequence encodes these proteins:
- the galr2b gene encoding galanin receptor 2b has translation MSDHEDLNKAMGHWNASESYQLNPASVIVSVVFSLIFLLGTIGNSLVLAVLLRSGQVGYNTTNLFILNLSVADFFFIIFCVPFQATIYSLEGWVFGSFMCKVVHFFINLTMYASSFTLAAVSVDRYLAIRYPLRSRELRTPCNAVVAMVVIWGLSLVFAGPYLSYYDLIDFENSNVCVPGWEEQNRKILDTCTFVFGYVIPVLIVSLSYTRTIKYLWTAVDPLDGMSESKRAKRKVTKMIIIVTVLFCICWLPYHVVILCYLYGDFPFNQTTYAFRLLSHCMAYANSCLNPIVYALVSKHFRKGFKKVFSCILSKKGRNKVHVVHVANTVPGFEAGSTEVSHMNEENARQNQNEMVNRPLAEPQDATMTITLPLQNQP, from the exons ATGTCAGACCACGAAGACCTGAATAAAGCCATGGGACACTGGAACGCCTCTGAAAGCTACCAGCTCAACCCAGCCAGTGTCATTGTGTCTGTGGTCTTCTCGCTCATCTTCCTCCTGGGGACCATTGGGAATAGTTTGGTGCTGGCTGTGCTCCTCAGAAGTGGGCAGGTTGGGTATAACACCACCAATCTGTTCATTCTCAACCTCAGCGTAGCTGatttcttcttcatcatcttctGTGTGCCTTTCCAAGCAACCATCTACTCTCTGGAGGGTTGGGTCTTTGGGTCCTTCATGTGCAAGGTGGTCCACTTCTTCATCAACCTCACCATGTACGCTAGCAGTTTCACTCTGGCCGCGGTGTCTGTGGACAG GTATCTTGCCATCCGTTACCCCCTGCGCTCCAGAGAATTGAGAACGCCGTGTAACGCCGTAGTCGCGATGGTGGTCATCTGGGGCCTGTCGCTTGTTTTTGCCGGGCCGTATTTGAGTTACTACGACCTGATTGATTTCGAAAACAGCAACGTTTGCGTGCCTGGATGGGAGGAGCAGAACCGTAAGATTCTGGACACCTGCACCTTTGTTTTTGGCTATGTCATTCCTGTGCTCATCGTGAGCCTGTCCTACACCCGCACTATCAAGTACCTGTGGACCGCAGTGGATCCTCTCGATGGGATGTCGGAGTCGAAACGAGCCAAGCGCAAGGTCACCAAGATGATCATCATAGTCACGGTGCTATTTTGCATCTGCTGGCTACCGTACCATGTGGTCATTTTGTGCTACCTCTACGGAGACTTTCCCTTCAATCAGACCACCTACGCCTTCAGGCTGCTGTCCCACTGCATGGCCTACGCCAACTCTTGCCTCAACCCTATCGTTTACGCCCTGGTCTCCAAACACTTTCGCAAGGGCTTCAAGAAGGTGTTCAGCTGCATCCTCAGCAAAAAGGGACGAAATAAGGTGCACGTGGTCCATGTGGCCAACACCGTCCCCGGCTTCGAAGCGGGATCCACTGAAGTGTCTCATATGAACGAAGAGAACGCCAGACAGAACCAGAACGAAATGGTCAACCGCCCACTCGCAGAGCCGCAGGACGCCACTATGACTATAACATTACCCTTACAGAATCagccatga